Below is a genomic region from Magnetococcales bacterium.
CTCGTCACCGTGGTGGGGGTGGCCACATTGGTGGTGGCGGCGACCGGCGGTATCAGTGGATTGAACGGCACCCCCGTATCGGCGGACAGGGTCGGCGTGGTGGCTGTCGTGGGTGTGGTGGCTGTCGTGGGCGTGGTGGGCGTGGTGGGTGTGGTGGGTGTGGTGGGTGTCACCATATTCCCCAGGTCAATCACCGCGCTTTCGGTGCCGGCATCGGTCTTCATGTCATCAAAGGTCGGCACCTCGGCCCCGGCATCCGTAACCTCTTCCACAGGCGCATCCCCGGCGGGGCTGGAGGTCGCAGCCGATTGGCTTGAACCCGTCGCGCTTTCGATGGGCGTCTCTTCTTCGGTGTAGGCGCTCTCGGTCGTCTGGGTCTCGGTGGAGCCCTCTTCGACATAATCCCCACTGCCCATCTGAATCGATCCCAGGGCTTGCAGGTCTTCGCTCGACGTGTTCTGCTCCGTGAACTGAGAAGACTCGGCAGACAGGTCAGCGGTGCGGGTATTCTGCAAAACCGTCAGGTCGTCCAGAGTTTGACGGGATTCTTCCTCGCCGTCCGCCATGTAGGTGGTATTTTGAGTCCCAGTATTTTCGGCCATTGTCAGAGTGCCCTTATTATGTCGCTCGTCGTACCACATCCGGGGGTCGAACGGGCAGGTGAATGCCTCAATCCAATAAACCATTCAGTCAAATTAAAAAGCAAAATTTGCGCCATTCCGGTGTGGTCGATGGCACCCGAACCCCTTGCAACCCTTTGCTTTTTTGGGTTCCAAGGGGCTGGATCTTCAAAGACGACCGATTGGAGCCGGGTCGTCAGTTAGATTTTTTACGTGTATATACCGTATCACTTGTCGTCGAACATAAATAGCAAAAAATCGATGCTCTAACGAACGCTATATAGATTTTGTTCACACAGGCGGATCCTGGGCTGGACCCGCCTGTGTTGAACCGTTGGACCGTTAACGCACGTCGGTTTGGGTGGGCATCAGGGTGGGTGCCAGACCTTGGAAGAAACGTCCCAGCACCGATCCTTCGTCGACGCCGCGCCGCAATTCCGCCAGTTCCGAACGGGAGATATCGCCGCTTCTTTGGACCAGTCGTGTGGCGGCTTTGAAGAAGCCTCCCTTGGGGAAGTTGTGGCCCAGCACGACCGCGTAATTGCGGGCCTCTTCCACCAGTCCCAGCCGTTGGGAGGCCAGTACCAGACTGAACAGCGCCTCTTCGACATAGGGGGTGGTCTGGAACTCCGGATTGTTGACCACCTGGGAGAAGCGGTTGATGGCGGCGATGTACTCTTCTCGATCCAGATAGAACCGTCCCACGACCATTTCCTGTTCGGCCATGCGGTTGGTACAGAGTTTCAGCATGCGTTGGGCTTCCCAGGCGTAATCCGATTTGGGAAAGCGGGTGATCAGTTCCCGGAAGGCGGTGATCGCTTCCCGGGTGCGGCTTTGATCCCGATAGGAGTCGGTGATGCGTTGATAATGGGACATGCCCCGCATGTAAAAGGCGTAGGAGGCGTGTTTATGGCGCGGATGCAGCCGGATGAAGCGCATGGAGGCGTTCACCGCATCTTCGTACTCTCCTTTTTTGTAGAGGGCGTAGATCAGGTTGAGTTGCGCCTTGGTGGCCCAGGGGGAGAAGGGGTGTTTTTGTTCGATCTCCTGAAAGCGTTCCGCCGCGGGTTTGAAGCGGCTGTTTTGCAGGGCGGTCATTCCTTCCATGTAGAGAACGTCCGGCGGTTTGGTGGGACCGGTTTCCGGTGTGCTGGAACAACCGGTGGTCAGCACCGTCAGACACAAAAGACCAAAAAGCCAAAAACGGTTGCGCATGATTCTCTTTTCCAATCTCGGCGGACGCGTGGGGCGGGGGTTGCGGGATGTGTGACTTCTTGACAGAATAATGGAAAAATCTTTCCAAGTGAATGCGCCAGCGCCAATTATTAAAATTTTTTTCAATCTTCCAAGAAAGAAACCATCATGACACCGTTTTCCGCCTGTCACGAGATCGCCAAACGAAACGGCTCGCCCCTGTTTCTGGTGTCCCGGTTGCTGGGGGAGAAGAAACG
It encodes:
- a CDS encoding outer membrane protein assembly factor BamD codes for the protein MRNRFWLFGLLCLTVLTTGCSSTPETGPTKPPDVLYMEGMTALQNSRFKPAAERFQEIEQKHPFSPWATKAQLNLIYALYKKGEYEDAVNASMRFIRLHPRHKHASYAFYMRGMSHYQRITDSYRDQSRTREAITAFRELITRFPKSDYAWEAQRMLKLCTNRMAEQEMVVGRFYLDREEYIAAINRFSQVVNNPEFQTTPYVEEALFSLVLASQRLGLVEEARNYAVVLGHNFPKGGFFKAATRLVQRSGDISRSELAELRRGVDEGSVLGRFFQGLAPTLMPTQTDVR